In the Pseudonocardia sediminis genome, CCCCTCCGTGCTCAACGACATGATCGTCGACGACCGGGGCCGCGCGTTCGTCGGCAGCTTCGGCTTCGACCTGATGGCCGGTGACCCGCGCAAGCCGGCCCCGCTGCTGCGGGTCGACACCGACGGCACGGTCACCGAGGTCTCCGAGCCGCTGCACTTCCCGAACGGGCCCGCGATCGTCGACGGCTCGACGCTGGTGGTCGCGGAGACGCTCGGCAACCGGATGTCGGCCTTCGACATCGCCGACGACGGCTCGCTGTCCGACCGCCGCGACTGGGCGAGCTTCGGGCCGCTCCCGTCGGCCAGCGACGCCCTGGAGGCGATCGGCGAGGTCGCGGTGGGCCCGGACGGGATCTCGGTGGCCGACGCCGAGGGCGCGATCTGGGTGGCGGACGCGAAGAACAACCGCGCGGTGCGGGTCCTCCCGGGCGGGGAGATCGCCGACTCGGTCGGCACGGAGGCGAACGGCTGCTACGCCGTCGCC is a window encoding:
- a CDS encoding SMP-30/gluconolactonase/LRE family protein, whose protein sequence is MSTVVLENLSFLEGPRWHAGRIWVSDFYTNQVLSAAEDGSDLRVEAEVPGQPSGLGWLPDGRLLIVSMRDRSILLRETDGTLTRHADLSGHAPSVLNDMIVDDRGRAFVGSFGFDLMAGDPRKPAPLLRVDTDGTVTEVSEPLHFPNGPAIVDGSTLVVAETLGNRMSAFDIADDGSLSDRRDWASFGPLPSASDALEAIGEVAVGPDGISVADAEGAIWVADAKNNRAVRVLPGGEIADSVGTEANGCYAVALGGADGRTLFLCVAPNFFEHERRETRDAKLLSVQVTVPAKES